The genomic DNA AATTTTTACTGAAGTCTGCAATTTAATCAACGGCATAACACACCTCCTCTTTCAAGCTCATGAATATTGGATTATGTATTTTCCATAAAATCCCTACCTATTCTGTAAAATACTCCTGCCATAGCAACCAAAACAAAAGACGCCGCAATATCCCAGCTGCAGAAGAGGTACCAGAGAAAGCGGTCAGCGGAAAAATTGGCAAGTGTGTCCTGGCGCTCACGCCATGGGAGGGGGATGAGGCGTGACTAGAGGTACCCTTTCAACCTGAGAAATGTCTCCGTCTCTTTTCTAAATCTCAGAAGCAGCTCGCGGGCTTCAAGGGCATTGCTTCTCTCGAATCGCATGGCCACCTGGTAATCCGCGTCCTCGCGGCGCTTCTGCATAAGACTGAAATCCTGCACCATCGATGAAGGGAGCTCTCCCGTCCGCACCAGGTGCATGCTCATGAGGTGCACCATACCGCCATGGGTTTTTGCCTCCATACCAAGGGAGAATAATAATGCCCTCGCAAGATGAAACATTCCATAGTATGCCTTTGAGACCGTGTCAGCCCACAAATCCTGGCTCAGCAGCACCTCTGCAGCCCGAATCGATTCCCCGGCCCTCTCCCATTCAAACTGCACATTCAGCTTTTTATTCTCTTCCGTCACACCGTGATACCGTCTCTTTCCACTTCTTTCGGGAACAGCAGCTCCCTCGACATAATCTCCTCAAAATGAGCTTTTGTCATCACTCTCGGGGATATCTGGAAGGGAAGCTCCTTCTCCAGCAGCAGGTCAGTGGCAACAGCGCATATCTCGCGGCTGTCCGGAAGGCTCATCTCATCCAGGAGCACCAGTATGTCAAGATCAGAATCGGCTCTCGCCTCGCCTCTTGCCCTTGAGCCGAATACTTTCATCAGAAGAATTCTCTTCCCCTTGCGCTCACGTACCCGCCGCGCGAACTCTGCCGCGATATGATGCTCGAAGGGTGTCAGGCGTGAAAGCTCATTCATATCCTCATTATATCCTGAACAAAACAGAATATCAAGAGAAATCTCCGACGATCAGCAAGGCCCGCCGATCCTGCCAGGGATCAAAGGCATGTGCATCGGTGATCGGTCAGGCAAATTTTCTTCTGTTTCATGAGCTTTTTACAAGGTGAAGACATAAAAGATGGCCAATATACTAAGTTGCTTAACACTCCATCTTAAAGGTTCACGATGTGCTCAAAGACTATTACCAGACCAGAAGAAACAGGCGCTATGAATCGCTGGTGCAGTATTCTGAGCTGCTGTGCCATTGCCATACCTTTCTGCTGAAGTTAAAACAAGCACCGATAGAATTAGGGGCACCATGGTTTAAAAAATAATTTCTTCATTTAATCCACATCCAGTCTACGAAATTTTAAGGACCATATCGTGTCAGGCGACTGCATCAAGGCTTCTCTCCCCTTGATGCCTGCAGGCGGTTATGACCGCGCCGAAGGCCGCAAAACCGAGAAGCCCGAACATCCACTGCGGATCGGGGTAGCAGTAAAGCACTACTCGCAGCCCGCTTCCCCATATGAAAAGCAAAAAGCATGTCAAGAGCAGGATCATCCATTGATTCAGCCGGTTCCCCTCCCCGAAGAGCACATACATACGCGGGAGAATCTTGACGAAGAGCACATACAGCCCCCCGGCGACGGCGAAAGATCCTGTGATGAAAACTATCCATGGGGAAAGTCCCAGCCCACGGTTGAAAATTCCCACATCGCCATGGCGGGCGAAAGCACGCATGGTGACGTAGGCGATAAGCTCCATATAATTGGCTATCACAAACCAGTAAAGGAGGTGGAAAAGCCACTTCCTGTTCCAGATCCCCTTCATCTGGAGCAGAATTAGGCCCAGTATCACAATGACTGTGTGGACGGCAAGCGGGATCCCCCCAATAAACGCCGCGGCAAGAAAATGGCCGGAGGAGAACAATCCGGAGTAATCCACCCCTTCATCCCACCCGGTGAGCATCAGGGGATTACCCCAGATGATGTCGCATGGACTTCGCATGAAGCCGAGGGCCCATGCGGCAGTGCTGTGAGCAAACTCATGCATGACCACTACAATGAATTGAAGCAGGATAAACGTGATTACGGTGATTCCCGTATATTTCACAGTCTTTCTTCTTTCCCTTTCCCATGGCCTGGAATGCGGGCTCCTGCACCTCGTGCTGCAGGCTTTTCCCTCTCACGCAGGCTTGCGCTGCAAGATTAATCAACAGTCAAAATCCGGCTGCCTCCGGCCTCTGCAGAACAGTATACAATGAATTTCCGGAAAAGTCTAAATTTCGGGTTTTCCCTCTGCGGGGAGGAAATGAGAGCAGGTATAATGGGCGTCAGCATGGAAAGGAGATCCCGATGGAAAAGAGAGACTACAAAAAGCTGCTCAAGCACCTCTACGGGCCCCCTGCAGGGAAAGTGGAAATTGTCGAGGTGCCGCCGATGAACTTCCTGATGATTGACGGCGAGGGCGATCCAAACACCGCGAAATCATTCGGCGATGCCATCGAAGCACTCTTTTCACTTTCCTACACGCTGAAATTCATGGTAAAAAAGGGAGCCACGGGCGTCGATTACGGAGTATTGCCGCTTGAAGCTCTGTGGTGGTCTCCTGACATGTCGGCATTCACGACGGGTAAAAAAGATGCCTGGAAATGGACCGCGATGATCATGCAGCCGGAATTCATCACCCCGGCAATGGTGAAAGAAGCTGCGGGAGAAGCGGGCAGCAAGAAAAAGCTGGCTTCCTTGCCACTGGTGAGGTTTGAGACATTCACGGAAGGGCAT from Candidatus Eremiobacterota bacterium includes the following:
- a CDS encoding HEPN domain-containing protein, whose translation is MTEENKKLNVQFEWERAGESIRAAEVLLSQDLWADTVSKAYYGMFHLARALLFSLGMEAKTHGGMVHLMSMHLVRTGELPSSMVQDFSLMQKRREDADYQVAMRFERSNALEARELLLRFRKETETFLRLKGYL
- a CDS encoding nucleotidyltransferase domain-containing protein produces the protein MNELSRLTPFEHHIAAEFARRVRERKGKRILLMKVFGSRARGEARADSDLDILVLLDEMSLPDSREICAVATDLLLEKELPFQISPRVMTKAHFEEIMSRELLFPKEVERDGITV
- a CDS encoding GyrI-like domain-containing protein, with product MEKRDYKKLLKHLYGPPAGKVEIVEVPPMNFLMIDGEGDPNTAKSFGDAIEALFSLSYTLKFMVKKGATGVDYGVLPLEALWWSPDMSAFTTGKKDAWKWTAMIMQPEFITPAMVKEAAGEAGSKKKLASLPLVRFETFTEGHAAQIMHIGPFSEEGPTIEKVHLFIEKNGGHKVGRHHEIYLSDIRRAAPEKWKTIIRQPMA